A genomic region of Candidatus Peregrinibacteria bacterium contains the following coding sequences:
- the dut gene encoding dUTP diphosphatase yields the protein MKIRITRLPHGKDLPLPQFETPGAVGFDFVAAKDTEIPPREIARISTGLVISTPANHALIIAPRSSTPKKKHLDMPHSIGIIDQDYCGPQDEILIQVRNFSDETVWVKRGEKIAQGMFVKIEKAIWEEMEHHEIEANTRGGFGSTG from the coding sequence ATGAAAATTCGGATTACCCGTCTTCCGCATGGAAAAGATCTTCCCTTGCCACAGTTTGAAACTCCGGGGGCAGTGGGATTTGATTTTGTTGCTGCAAAAGATACAGAGATTCCTCCACGAGAAATTGCAAGAATTTCTACCGGACTTGTTATTTCAACACCAGCGAATCATGCGCTTATTATTGCTCCGAGATCATCAACCCCGAAAAAGAAACATCTCGATATGCCGCATTCTATTGGAATTATTGATCAGGATTATTGTGGTCCTCAAGACGAAATCCTCATACAGGTCAGGAATTTTTCTGATGAAACAGTGTGGGTGAAGCGCGGGGAGAAAATTGCCCAGGGAATGTTTGTGAAAATTGAAAAAGCAATTTGGGAAGAGATGGAACATCATGAAATTGAGGCGAATACGAGAGGTGGATTT